The Actinomycetota bacterium genome has a window encoding:
- a CDS encoding molybdopterin molybdotransferase MoeA, translated as MIALDDAQRRVLAECAPFHPSAVALADALGCVTSVELRADEDVPPFANTAMDGFAVRAADAKAGARLKVVATLPAGRAPDRAVGVGEAVRIMTGAPIPEGADAIVMVEDTRVDDDGFVAIARTARPGDHVRSAGEDLAAGQVAFEPFTVLGPGHLGVLASLGYRRVPVFRRARVGVLSTGDELVDDGSALRPGQIRDSNRPTLVAMVHEAGCDAVDLGVVADDEAAITAVLEKGLAECDALVTTGGVSMGDFDYIKVVLDRLGAMQWWQVAIKPAKPLAFGIVSGKPVFGLPGNPVSSMVSFELFARPALRRMMGHTDPFRPTVEAVADEALRRRPDGKVHFVRVLASTGDDRRWHVRSSGGQGSNLLRAMALANALAVVPDGDGVAEGSDVELILLT; from the coding sequence GTGATCGCGCTCGACGACGCGCAGCGACGCGTCCTCGCCGAGTGCGCTCCGTTCCATCCCTCCGCGGTCGCGCTGGCAGACGCGCTCGGTTGCGTCACGTCCGTCGAGCTGCGCGCCGATGAGGACGTCCCGCCGTTCGCCAACACCGCGATGGACGGCTTCGCGGTGCGGGCTGCCGACGCGAAGGCAGGAGCGCGCCTGAAGGTCGTCGCCACGCTGCCCGCCGGGCGGGCGCCGGATCGCGCGGTCGGCGTGGGCGAGGCGGTGCGCATCATGACGGGCGCACCGATCCCCGAGGGGGCCGACGCCATCGTGATGGTGGAGGACACCCGGGTCGACGACGACGGGTTCGTCGCGATCGCACGCACCGCGCGCCCCGGTGACCACGTTCGTTCGGCGGGCGAGGACCTCGCCGCGGGCCAGGTCGCGTTCGAGCCCTTCACCGTGCTCGGGCCCGGCCACCTCGGCGTGTTGGCCAGCCTGGGCTACCGGCGCGTTCCGGTGTTCCGCCGGGCCCGTGTCGGTGTGCTGTCGACCGGCGACGAGCTGGTCGACGACGGCAGTGCCCTGCGGCCGGGTCAGATCCGCGACTCCAACCGGCCGACGCTTGTCGCGATGGTGCACGAGGCGGGCTGCGACGCCGTCGACCTCGGCGTCGTCGCCGACGACGAAGCCGCCATCACGGCGGTGCTCGAGAAGGGCCTCGCCGAGTGCGACGCGCTGGTCACGACCGGCGGCGTGAGCATGGGCGACTTCGACTACATCAAGGTGGTGCTCGACCGGCTGGGCGCCATGCAGTGGTGGCAGGTGGCGATCAAGCCGGCCAAGCCCCTGGCCTTCGGGATCGTCTCGGGCAAGCCGGTGTTCGGCCTGCCCGGCAACCCGGTGTCGTCGATGGTCTCCTTCGAGCTCTTCGCTCGACCCGCGCTCCGCCGGATGATGGGGCACACCGACCCGTTCCGGCCCACGGTCGAGGCGGTCGCGGACGAGGCGCTGCGCCGCCGGCCCGACGGCAAGGTGCATTTCGTGCGTGTGCTCGCGTCGACGGGTGACGACCGCCGATGGCACGTCCGCTCCTCCGGTGGCCAGGGCTCCAACCTCCTGCGGGCCATGGCCCTGGCCAACGCGCTGGCGGTGGTGCCCGACGGTGACGGCGTCGCGGAGGGCAGCGACGTCGAGCTGATCCTCCTGACGTAG
- the galU gene encoding UTP--glucose-1-phosphate uridylyltransferase GalU encodes MRQVVRKAVIPAAGLGTRFLPATKAQPKEMLPVVDKPAIQYVVEEAVRAGIRDILVITGRDKRSLEDHFDRSFELEFYLDARGKHDQLKEMRAIAEMADLHYVRQGEPLGLGHAVSVARQHVGDEPFVVMLGDDIMIDESRVLSEMLGVYERYGRSVVALKEFPRAEISAYGCVRPEVVDDALVRILGVVEKPAPEDAPSNLAIMGRYVFTPEIFDALEHVQPGAGGEIQLTDAMAVLLQEQTIYGFPFEHGRYDIGKKIDYLRAMVELSVDREDLGPEFRAFLADFVQRKKLI; translated from the coding sequence ATGAGGCAAGTCGTGCGCAAGGCGGTGATACCGGCAGCCGGGCTCGGCACCCGGTTCCTGCCCGCGACCAAGGCGCAGCCCAAGGAGATGCTGCCCGTCGTCGACAAGCCGGCCATCCAGTACGTCGTGGAGGAAGCCGTGCGCGCCGGCATCCGCGACATCCTCGTCATCACCGGACGCGACAAGCGGTCGCTCGAGGACCACTTCGACCGCTCCTTCGAGCTCGAGTTCTACCTCGACGCCCGCGGCAAGCACGACCAGCTGAAGGAAATGCGCGCCATCGCCGAGATGGCCGACCTCCACTACGTGCGCCAAGGTGAGCCGCTCGGGCTGGGCCACGCGGTCTCCGTCGCGCGCCAGCACGTCGGCGACGAGCCGTTCGTCGTGATGCTCGGCGACGACATCATGATCGACGAATCGCGCGTGCTCTCCGAGATGCTGGGTGTGTACGAGCGCTATGGACGGTCGGTGGTGGCGCTCAAGGAGTTCCCGCGCGCCGAGATCTCGGCCTACGGGTGCGTCCGCCCCGAGGTGGTCGACGACGCGCTCGTCCGCATCCTCGGCGTGGTGGAGAAGCCCGCGCCCGAAGACGCGCCGTCGAACCTCGCCATCATGGGACGCTACGTCTTCACGCCCGAGATCTTCGACGCGCTCGAGCACGTGCAGCCGGGCGCCGGCGGCGAGATCCAGCTCACCGACGCGATGGCGGTGCTCCTCCAGGAGCAGACCATCTACGGGTTCCCCTTCGAGCACGGGCGCTACGACATCGGCAAGAAGATCGACTACCTGCGGGCGATGGTCGAGCTCTCCGTCGACCGCGAAGACCTCGGGCCGGAGTTCCGCGCCTTCCTGGCCGACTTCGTGCAACGCAAGAAGCTGATTTGA
- the moaA gene encoding GTP 3',8-cyclase MoaA, giving the protein MTPAAPLIDPFGRTVRDLRVSVTDRCNLRCRYCMPAEGMNWLPRDDLLTFEEITRVARICVEHFGFDGIRLTGGEPTVRAHLTVLVEMLAALGVDLAMTTNGATLRLLADDLVRSGLRRVNISCDSLRRERFAEITRRDALAQVLDGIQAALDAGLDPVKVNCVLMRGVNDDEIVDFAVFGRERGVGVRFIEFMPLDADGAWGPEVVVPAAEVVERIDAVFPVEPVRRGAAPASRFRYRDGRGEVGVIASVTQPFCGSCDRVRLTAEGQFRNCLFAVAETDLRARLRSGAGDEEVASAIARDVAGKWAGHSIGQVTFIRPARSMSQIGG; this is encoded by the coding sequence ATGACCCCGGCTGCGCCGCTGATCGATCCCTTCGGGCGCACCGTGCGCGACCTGCGGGTGTCGGTCACCGATCGCTGCAACCTCCGTTGCCGCTACTGCATGCCGGCCGAGGGGATGAACTGGCTGCCACGCGACGACCTGCTCACCTTCGAGGAGATCACGCGCGTCGCCCGCATCTGCGTCGAGCACTTCGGGTTCGACGGCATCCGGCTCACGGGAGGCGAGCCCACGGTGAGAGCCCACCTGACGGTGCTGGTCGAGATGCTCGCAGCGCTCGGCGTCGACCTCGCCATGACCACGAACGGTGCGACGCTCCGGCTGCTCGCCGACGATCTCGTTCGGTCTGGGTTGCGGCGGGTGAACATCTCGTGCGACTCGTTGCGTCGCGAGCGCTTCGCCGAGATCACCCGGCGCGACGCGTTGGCTCAGGTGCTCGACGGCATCCAGGCGGCGCTCGACGCGGGGCTCGACCCGGTCAAGGTCAACTGCGTGCTCATGCGCGGGGTAAACGACGACGAGATCGTCGACTTTGCCGTGTTCGGTCGCGAGCGGGGCGTGGGCGTGCGCTTCATCGAGTTCATGCCGCTCGACGCCGACGGAGCCTGGGGGCCCGAGGTGGTCGTGCCCGCGGCCGAGGTGGTCGAGCGGATCGACGCCGTCTTCCCGGTCGAGCCGGTGCGCCGGGGCGCGGCACCTGCCTCCCGCTTCCGCTACCGGGACGGCCGGGGCGAGGTGGGCGTGATCGCCAGCGTCACCCAGCCCTTCTGCGGCTCGTGCGACCGGGTGCGGCTCACGGCCGAGGGTCAGTTCCGCAACTGCCTGTTCGCCGTGGCCGAGACCGACCTGCGGGCGCGATTGCGGAGCGGCGCCGGCGATGAAGAGGTGGCGTCCGCCATCGCCCGCGACGTCGCCGGCAAGTGGGCCGGGCACAGCATCGGTCAGGTGACGTTCATACGTCCGGCGCGCAGCATGAGCCAGATCGGCGGCTGA
- the moaC gene encoding cyclic pyranopterin monophosphate synthase MoaC, with the protein MPDRGLTHLDPLGRARMVDVTPKEATHRRALARCKVFMKPETVNKVASTEITKGDVLQVARVAGIQAAKQTPHLIPLCHPLLVGSVFVGFTLADDHVEVEATVETVDRTGVEMEAMTACSIAALTIYDMCKSTDRSMVIGELTLWEKSGGRSGSYRRALEPGV; encoded by the coding sequence ATGCCGGATCGCGGTTTGACCCATCTCGACCCCCTGGGGCGTGCCCGTATGGTCGACGTCACGCCCAAGGAGGCCACCCACCGGCGGGCGCTCGCTCGGTGCAAGGTCTTCATGAAGCCGGAGACGGTGAACAAGGTCGCGAGCACCGAGATCACCAAGGGCGACGTGCTCCAGGTGGCGCGGGTAGCCGGCATCCAGGCCGCCAAGCAGACGCCGCACCTCATCCCGCTCTGTCATCCGCTCCTGGTGGGCTCGGTGTTCGTCGGGTTCACACTCGCCGACGACCACGTCGAGGTCGAGGCGACGGTCGAGACGGTCGACCGCACAGGCGTGGAGATGGAGGCGATGACCGCCTGCTCCATCGCCGCGCTCACCATCTACGACATGTGCAAGTCGACCGACCGGTCGATGGTGATCGGCGAACTGACGCTTTGGGAGAAGTCCGGCGGTCGGTCGGGCAGCTATCGGCGGGCCCTCGAACCCGGCGTCTGA
- a CDS encoding site-specific integrase: MTIEADKLHGTFVDPNRGKITFAAWCEEYLDSSNKRATTLARDRSVTDRHLLPALGRRPLNAISKRDVQQVVNRMKRNLAPATVRTNYGVLRAILSAAVTADRIGRSPCQGVSLPTQERPKIRFLTADDLVRLADATPVECRPMIYLAGVLSLRWSEVVGLRVGRVNFLRETLEVAETTAEVRGVLIERADVKSRASKRTLAIPPFLVALLSEHLARRGLTAETPDALVFIAPEGGPVRAGNFRRRMWAPTVHAAGLDGLTFHGLRHTAVGLMIALDTHFEAIKQRMGHGSIRVTSDVYGSLLPAVDASVTQALEALFRPEAARSRVHGAFTEGDD; this comes from the coding sequence GTGACGATCGAGGCCGACAAGCTGCACGGGACGTTCGTTGATCCCAATCGGGGCAAGATCACGTTCGCGGCGTGGTGCGAGGAGTACCTCGACTCGTCCAACAAGCGCGCCACGACGCTCGCGCGTGATCGGTCGGTCACCGACCGGCACCTCCTGCCCGCCCTGGGCCGGCGGCCGCTGAACGCAATCTCCAAGCGTGACGTGCAGCAAGTCGTCAACCGCATGAAGCGGAACCTCGCCCCCGCCACCGTGCGCACGAACTACGGCGTGCTCCGGGCCATCCTCAGCGCCGCGGTGACCGCCGACCGCATCGGACGCAGCCCGTGTCAAGGGGTGAGCCTGCCGACGCAGGAGCGCCCCAAGATCCGCTTTCTGACGGCCGACGACCTCGTCCGCCTCGCGGATGCCACGCCGGTCGAGTGCCGCCCGATGATCTACCTCGCCGGGGTGCTCAGCCTCCGCTGGTCAGAGGTGGTGGGCCTGCGCGTCGGGCGGGTCAACTTCCTGCGCGAGACGCTCGAGGTGGCCGAGACGACCGCCGAAGTCAGGGGCGTGCTTATCGAGCGGGCGGACGTGAAGTCACGCGCGAGCAAGCGGACGCTCGCGATTCCCCCCTTCCTGGTTGCGCTGCTGTCCGAGCACCTCGCGCGACGAGGGCTGACGGCCGAGACCCCCGACGCGCTCGTGTTCATCGCCCCCGAGGGCGGTCCGGTGCGCGCCGGGAACTTCCGACGACGGATGTGGGCCCCCACAGTGCACGCGGCTGGCCTGGACGGCCTCACCTTCCACGGGCTGCGCCACACCGCGGTGGGGTTGATGATCGCGCTCGACACCCACTTCGAGGCGATCAAGCAGCGGATGGGCCACGGCTCGATCCGGGTCACGTCCGACGTCTACGGCTCGCTGCTCCCCGCGGTCGATGCGTCGGTGACGCAGGCGCTTGAGGCACTGTTCCGACCCGAGGCCGCGAGGTCACGCGTTCACGGCGCGTTCACGGAGGGCGATGACTGA
- a CDS encoding FmdB family transcriptional regulator, which produces MPTYEYACKSCGEHLEVVQSFRDEPLEECPACGGQLRKVFSPVGISFKGSGFYRNDSRSSTKAAKGDGHDKSEAKSASSESSDSKGTDSKSGDSKSGDKQGTSKKEAKSEAKSA; this is translated from the coding sequence ATGCCCACCTACGAATATGCCTGCAAGTCGTGCGGCGAGCATCTCGAGGTCGTCCAGTCGTTCCGCGACGAGCCGCTCGAGGAGTGCCCCGCATGCGGCGGCCAGCTGCGCAAGGTCTTCAGCCCCGTGGGGATCAGCTTCAAGGGAAGTGGCTTCTACCGCAACGACAGCCGTTCGTCGACGAAGGCTGCGAAGGGCGACGGACACGACAAGTCGGAGGCGAAATCCGCCTCGTCCGAGTCGTCCGACTCCAAGGGCACCGACTCGAAGAGCGGGGACTCCAAGAGCGGGGACAAGCAGGGGACGAGCAAGAAAGAAGCGAAGTCCGAGGCGAAGTCGGCCTGA